The Rhizobium tumorigenes genome window below encodes:
- a CDS encoding IS701 family transposase: MIRRSWMMGASIETTLELWASSLREVKARMRGLFTQERVAASANLFLDGLLGDERRKTGWMRAEAAGDPGPWRQQAILGRGRWDADGLRDIVREYVVEHLATDDAVLVIDETGFLKQGKTSCGVSRQYTGSAGKVTNCQIGVFTAYVSDRGHAFIDRALYLPKSWTSDPARVAAAHVPEAVAFATKPALAVDMIRRALTAKVPFSWVAADAVYGVGDVEGALRRACKGYVLGVKSDHHFGAWSGKPFVAGTALEIARDLDPAAWHRLSAGDGTKGARLHDWAYCELADLDADEYSDTQTGLWTRGLLIRRNISDGDLAFFTTWCPAGTGIQTLVSVEGHRWAIEDSFETAKNELGLDHNETRSWHGWHRHVSLVMLAFAMMAVIRYRANNAAPQKRPRMPTITI; this comes from the coding sequence ATGATTCGGAGGTCATGGATGATGGGTGCATCGATCGAGACAACGTTGGAACTTTGGGCATCGTCGCTGCGTGAAGTTAAGGCGCGTATGCGCGGATTGTTTACGCAGGAGCGCGTTGCAGCATCTGCAAACCTTTTCCTGGACGGCTTGTTAGGTGATGAGCGCCGTAAGACAGGTTGGATGCGCGCTGAGGCGGCTGGCGATCCTGGTCCGTGGCGACAGCAAGCCATCTTGGGTCGTGGACGCTGGGACGCAGACGGACTTCGCGACATTGTGCGCGAGTATGTTGTGGAGCACCTTGCCACAGATGATGCGGTCCTGGTCATTGATGAGACCGGCTTCCTCAAGCAGGGCAAGACATCTTGCGGTGTTTCACGTCAATATACAGGGTCAGCGGGCAAGGTAACGAACTGCCAAATCGGTGTGTTCACCGCCTATGTTTCCGATCGTGGTCATGCCTTTATCGATCGAGCCTTGTACTTGCCAAAGAGTTGGACCAGCGATCCGGCAAGGGTTGCCGCCGCTCATGTTCCTGAAGCTGTAGCCTTCGCTACCAAGCCTGCCCTCGCTGTCGATATGATTCGGCGGGCGCTGACAGCCAAAGTGCCGTTTTCATGGGTGGCAGCAGATGCGGTGTATGGCGTCGGAGACGTCGAAGGAGCGCTGCGCCGAGCCTGCAAAGGTTACGTTCTTGGGGTTAAATCCGACCATCATTTTGGCGCTTGGTCTGGTAAGCCTTTCGTCGCAGGAACCGCTCTTGAGATTGCCCGTGATCTCGATCCGGCTGCATGGCATCGCCTTTCCGCTGGCGATGGCACAAAAGGCGCGCGGCTTCATGACTGGGCCTACTGCGAACTGGCCGATCTCGATGCCGACGAATACAGTGATACGCAAACCGGGCTTTGGACGCGCGGCTTGTTGATCCGGCGCAATATCAGCGATGGCGACCTCGCATTCTTCACGACTTGGTGCCCGGCCGGAACAGGCATTCAGACGCTCGTATCCGTCGAAGGTCACCGTTGGGCAATCGAAGATAGCTTCGAGACAGCCAAGAACGAACTCGGCCTCGATCATAACGAGACCCGCTCGTGGCATGGCTGGCATCGCCATGTGTCGCTCGTCATGCTCGCCTTCGCAATGATGGCTGTGATCCGATATCGCGCCAATAATGCGGCACCCCAAAAAAGACCGAGGATGCCGACCATCACGATCTGA